GGGCGGAATGCCTGGTGGAATGCCACCAATGATGTAAGTCTCCTGACTTACATTTTTTAACTTTTTTTTAAAAAAACCTATTTAATATAATAAAGCTATTTTACTTATTTTAAACTGAAAGATTTAATCTTTTTCAGAGATTTCTTAATGGATATTCGACTTTCCATTATCCAGTCAGTTCAAACTCTCTCAAATTACATTAAGCATTAAAATTAAACATAATAACGGAAATATTAATTTAATCTTTAAGACATGGAGGATCGAACATGGCAAAACAGATAATGGATATAAACCCCCAAGATGCCTTTAAATTAATAAAAGAAAATATTGATAACCCTAATTTTGTATTACTTGATGTTAGGGCTCCTGGAGAATTTTCCGAATCTCATATTGAAGGAGCAATACTTATAAATTACCAGGCCTCTGATTTTAAGAATAAATTGCAGGAATTGGATAAGACTAAAACCTATTTGGTTTACTGTCGTTCTGGAATGAGGAGTGCAGGTAGTGCTAGTACCATGGAGTCACTGGGCTTTCAGGATGTGTACAATATGGTGGGGGGAATAATGGAGTGGGAAAGACGGGGATTACCTTTAAAATAGAATAACATTCCTTAAGTAAGAACAATCATTTCCTTAAATTATATTTTTTTAAAATTAAAAAATAATTAATCAAAAAAATAGGGTGATTGGAAGAATCTATTAAAATTCTTCCTTTTTTTTATACATGAGGGCTTGATTAACGCCCGAAGATATGCACGGCAGCAGTACCACCGGTACCGCCAATGTTGTGGGTCATACCGATCTCAATACCTTCAACCTGTCTTTTACCAGCGTCGCCTCTAAGTTGCCAGACCATCTCTGCAGCCTGGGCAATTCCAGTGGCGCCTAATGGGTGTCCGCGTGCTTTAAGTCCTCCGGAGGGGTTCACTGGTATTTCACCATCAATGCTGATTAAACCATCCTCTACAGCCTGACCACCTTGTCCTTTTTCCACGAATCCCAGATCCTCAATGGCTAAAATACCATTGATGCTGAAGCAATCGTGTACTTCCACTGCATCTATGTCTTTAGGTCCCACACCTGCTATATCATATGCAGTCCGTGATGCGTGTACTGTGGAGTCAATGGTGGTTATATCCCGTCGGTCATGAAGGGCTATGGTACCAGATGCCTGGGCCGAGGCCTTAACATAAACCGGGGTGTCAGTGTATTTGCGGGCATCCTCAGCAGGGCAGAGTATGGCTGCTGCTGCACCATCAGTCACTGGGGGACAGTCCAGTAATCTGAGGGGGTCAGCTACCATAGTTGAGTTTAAAACCTGATCCACACCAATTTCAAAGGGGTACTGGGCCAGTGGGTTTAGGGCACCATTCTTGTGGTTGTTAACACTGAACATGGCCAGCTGTTCCCTGGTGGTTCCATATTCATACATGTGCCTGCGTGCCATCATGGCGTAGAGTGAGGGGAAGGTAACTCCCTGCTGGGCTTCCCATTCCTGGTCAGATGCAGTGGCAATGGCAGGGGTGGGATCCACCACATCAGTCATTTTTTCCACTCCTGCGGAGATTACCACATCGTGGTAACCAGAGGCTACGGCCATAATTCCGCTTCTAAGAGCTAAACCGCCTGATGCACAGGCTGCTTCCACCCTGGTACAGGGTATGGGTGTTAAACCTGAATGATCAGCAATGAGTGAGGCAATGTGCTCCTGCTGTATGAACAGACCAGCAGTCATGTTTCCCACATACATGGCTTCTAAGTCTGCCCCTTCAATATCTGCATCGGCAACAGCCTTCATTCCGGCTTCAGTAATCAGATCCCTAAAGGATATGTCCCACAATTCACCAAATTTGGTTTGTGAAACTCCAATAATTGCAACATCTCTCAATTTAACATTCCTCCATTATATGATAATCATTAATGTTTAACGTGGAGTTAGACCTGCCATCCTCATTTTTCCCTTGAACTTGGCGTATATGGCGTAGTTCACGTACTCTTTAGTTTTGATCATATCCTGGACCTTAGGGGCCAGGTCACGTTTTTCTTCTATTTTATCATTAACTGTGATACTGAAGGCATCACTACCCGCACCTGAACCATAAGAAACAGCGAATATACGTTCACCGGGTTGGGCAATGTCTAAGATGGCTGCCAGTCCCAGGGGTGTTGCACCAGAGTAGGTGTTTCCAATCATTGGTGTTAAGAGTCCTGTTTTGTACTGTTCTTCAGTGAATCCAAGTTTTTTGGCAGCTCTTATGTAAAATTTACCATTTGGCTGGTGGAAAACGGCATGATCATAATCAGAGGCTTCTGTGCCCATCTTTTCCATCATTCCCTTGGCTCCAGAGAGTACGTGTTTGAAGTAGGCGGGTTCACCAGTGAAACGTCCTCCATGACGGGGGTAAGGCTGTCCTTCCCTACGGTAGAAGTCAGGGGTGTCGGTGGTAAAACTGTAGGTACCTTCAAAGTCAGCTACAGTATCCTTGGATCCAATTATATATGCTGCTCCTCCTGCAGATGCAGTGTACTCCAGAGCATCACTGGGAGCACCCTGTGCAGTGTCTGCACCGACAGCAAGACCATATTCCACTGTTCCAGAATCCACCAGTCCCATACAGACCTGCATACCTGCGGTTCCGGCTTTACAAGCAAATTCCAGGTCCGCTGCAGTAAGATCAGGGCTGGCTTCCACAGCCTCAGCCACTATGGTTGCAGTTGGTTTAACTGCGTAAGGATGTGATTCTGAGCCAACATAAACTGCTCCGATTTTTTGAGGGTCTATAAGTGCTCTTTTAAGTGAATTACGGGATGCCTCCACTGATATGGTGGCTGTGTCTTCGTCTGGGGCTGGTACTGATTTTTCGTTAACAACCAGTCCCCTGGAAACTGCCTGGGCATTGTCTCCCCAGACTTTTGCAATCTCTTCAACCTTTATACGGTATGAAGGTATGTAAACTCCATATCCTACTATTCCTGCCATATTAAATCACAACCGTCTTAATAGTATTACTGATTTTTTTGTGTTGGGTTAATTTTTTTATTTTAATCATATACAGACTTATAATTGGTTTAATTGAGGTATACCTTATATTTTCCTTTATAATCCTTCTGTATATTAAAAAAAATTATGTAATTAATTTAAGGCTGAAACCAGTTTATATACTTATGTATACTCTTGGTGGAGATGGTAGCGTTCTTTAGAGAACCGTCGTATTTCAAGTATTTATTAGATATAACTCATAAAGTAAAAGTAATGCAAGCTGAGGATAAGCAGAAACTTAGAAAGATGATATGGGGAGCTCTTGAGAATAATGATCTTTTAAGAACATCCAAGTCATGTTTTGGAAGAATTCCCGACTTCAAAGGAGCTTATGAAGCTGCCCGGAGATTTAAAAATACATTAGAGTGGCAGAATGCCGAAACAATTTTTTCCAGTCCTGATTCTGCTTTAAGGGATGTGCGTGAAAACGTACTTCTGGATGGTAAGATTCTGGTGATGGCCACCCCTAAACTCCAGAATGGATATATTCTCCTGGATCCAGTGAAAGTCAGTGGCAATGAAAAAAATGCGTCCACTATTGAAGGTGCCTTTAAACTGGGAAAAAGGATCATTAACTTTCCCCAGATTGATCTGGTGGTGGAGGGTTCTCTGGGGGTTGATCTGGATGGAAATCGCCTCGGAAAAGGAAGGGGATTTGCCGACCAGGAAATAGCATTTCTATCCCAAGAGGGGATTATTGATGGGAAAATACCCATCTGCAGCCCGGTACATCCATTGCAGATAGTGGATCATGTTCCAACTGAGGAACACGATGAGCGGATTAACATGGTGGTAACCCCTGAAATGGTCATCAGGATGGATAAAATTACATTAAAAGAGTTTTAAAGTATTTGGGATTAGGGGATGTTATGACTATCCTAAATTATCTCCTAATCTAAATTTCTAACATTCTTACTATCTAAATTTCTAAATTAAACACTATCTTAAGTTCTAAATTAGACACTATTTAAGATTCTAAATATACTAAACATTTTAAACTATTTACAAAAGTTCTAAAAACATTTCCAGATCCAGTTTTCCCACATCTTCGGAGGTTTTCATCCCATATTTTTTATAGAGGAATTTCCAGTCCTGATCTATGAGGAATTCATGGAATTCTAGAGGGGTGAATGATTGTCCGTTACGTTTCATATCTTCCAGTTCCATTATACAGTTTTTTAAAAGTTCATCGGCATCATCCAGTTCCATGAGTTTGCTTACCATGCCCTGGTCGTCATTGATATTCATTTTAACATCTATTCCCTTGTAATAAAAGTTTTTAAACTTTTTTTCCTGGGAAATAAACCGGTGAACAATTAATAATTTCTCTTGAAGTTCCTCTACTTCTTTAGGAGTAAGTTTCATATTTTACCATCCACATATCTGGGTGTACTTAATGAAATGATTAAATTATAATTCCCAGGCTATCACTCTTAACCTGGTTTAATCCCCTTAAATATAATTAAATTTCTTTAATAGTTCAAATTTCTTTAAGAGATTAAATTCTTTAAAATGTCTTTAAATTATTTTTAATCGTTTAGATTATTTAATCTTTCACGGAATTCCTTACGATGACGTCTTTCCTCATCTCTTATGTGTTTCAGGACTCCTACCACTTCCTCATCATCAATGACCTCAATCTGGTGGGTGTAAATATCAATACCCTCTGATTCGAGTTGTATCTGCCGGTGGAGCATTTCTTCCAGGTTGTCACCACCAAAATTCAGTTCCTTATGTTCCATAGTTGGCTTACCCCCTCTTTTAGTTATAAGATCTGCCAACCACCACATATGCCTCATTTCATCAACAGATATGGCCTCGGTAACACGACTGGGATCACAGTCCTCCATTAAAAATGAGTTCTGCACGTAAACCATGGTTGTTTCCAACTCTCTCACGAAATCATCATTTAACATGGCAATTATCTCATTTCTATCCAAAATAACACCCCACGATCATATATGGAAATATTTCTTTTTAATTCACCTAATTTTTTTAATTCACATAATAATATTATGAACATCCATTAATTAGGAATTTTCATTGGGATTTCATTATTTATTACATCCAATTATTAGGAACCGCCCAGTTAATCTGATACATCCATTAAATCACTGATCTTCTCCCTCTTACGGTAAGCCATGCCCTGAAAGACTGCCACCAGGTCACGGGCCTCATCGTATATATCCACAGTGTAACTGGCAATCCTACCACCACTAGAAAGTTCTCTGGCTTCTGCACGTAACACTCCACTACTGACTGCCTTAAAATAGGATATGTTGGCGTTTATGGCCACGGTAACTGTTCCATGTGAATTAGCTGCCAGTGCAAAGGTAAAGTCAGCAAGGGTAAACAGTGCTCCTCCATGAACAGTTCCCACACCGTTAAGGTGCATTTCTTCAACTTCCATGGTGGTGGTGGCTTTTCCAGGGGAAATACTCACCACTTCAATGTTACTTAGATCCGCAAATCGATCATTTTCAAAGAACTTCAGAATTTTTTCCATTTTAAAACCTGGCCTTCTAAATGATATAGGAATCTTTTGATATAGGAACCTTCCAATTATATTATGATATAAACTAGGTATGAATGATCTAATAATGTGTGCAGTTTCTTTTCCATTTATATTAAATGTCTTAATTATAAAATTTATAATTACTTATGCATTATCAAATAATTGCTTATAGTGTCCATTATTCGTAGATTTTAATTATGTGGATTTAGATTAAGGAATAAATGGATGATTCTGATATAAAGTGTGATATCCCTAAATTGGGAGATTTAAAAGGGGTAAACATTGTACAAAAGGAAACCATGAAAGCCATGTTACTAAGGGTGGGAATTGACAAATCCAGTGATGGAGTCCTATCCCCAATATTCCAGGATGGAAGTTTTGAATACATACCCCTATCAGAAAAAGATGAAAGATCAGGGGAAAAACGTACATATCTTGATTTAATCGGTAGAAAAGGAAAGCCCCTTTCAGATTACCTCCCAACTGGTGTGGTAGACCGTAAAGTCCACCTGGATCCGGAGTTTACCACCTTCACCTATGGTGATATTGGTAGGAAAGCAGGTTACCTGTTGAAACTTGAACCCGGCGATATTTTAGTATTTTATGCAGGTCTTACCCCTTACTTGGAACCTAAACTTCCTCAAGTCCTTTATCCTGAAGCCCTTTATATAATTGGCTATTTCACTGTAAAGGAGATTTTGGATTCAGGTAACAGTTCCACCAGTAAAATCAGGAGGATTAGACAGCAATATCCTAATAATTCCCACCCCAAACGAGATTCAGATAGTCATGAAATGGTAATGGTGGTGGGAGACCCTGAAAGAAGTAAACTTTTGGATGAAGCCATTTTAATCAGTCAAAAAAAGTTGAATAAAATTGGTAGGAATTATCATGCAGTTTCACCCCAAATGGAAGAACTACTGGGGGTTAAGGGTTCTATCCAGAGGAGTATACCTCCTAGATTCATAGATGATAAGGATAAACTGGTTAACCTACAGAATTTACTGGGTATATAATCAAAACAGCCTGGAAAGAATAGGATTTATGGCTTTAATTAAAACAGACCTTAAAAGAAATAAGGAATCTAATTTAAAAAGAAATAAGGAATTTAATTGGGAAATAATCAATCAAATTGGCATTATAGACATTATAAATATAATTGGCATATTATTTTCCTGTTAAAAATGACAACTTTTACGGCCAGTTTTTTCTATATACTGCTGATGGTACTCTTCCGCCCTCCAGAAAGTGGGTGCTGGTTTGATTTGGGTTACAATCTTACCAGGGTAGCGTCCGGATGCATCCATTTTATCCCTGCTCTCATGGGCTAATTTCTCCTGCTCATGATCATGGTAAAAAATAACTGACCTGTACTGGGCTCCAATATCAGGTCCCTGCCGGTTTAAAGTGGTGGGATTATGGATATTCCAGAAAAGATCCAGTAAATCGGTGTAGGGCACAATTTCAGGGTTGTAGGTAACTTCTACCACCTCAGCATGACCAGTAACCCCTGAACAAACATCTTGATAGGATGGATTAGCAAAATCCCCACCTGCATAACCTGCTGCGGTTTCAACCACTCCCTCCAGTTTCCTGAAGGCATCTTCCACTCCCCAGAAACAACCAGCCCCAAAAGTTGCCTTTTTATTTTTTTCAGTCACCGGACATCTTCTCCTTATATCTTTTTTAAGATATTTCCTAAACTTTTTTTTAAATTATTATCTCTTAATTTAACTCCCTAGTTTTTTTAAAGCATTATCCATTAAATTTAAACATTATCTATTAACTTAAACATTATCCATGGAATGATCCTTTTTTTAAGCATTATCTCCCAGAGGGAATGATTAATTAGTTTTTCACCTTTTTCCTGCAATGTTTATCATCTAAAAAAGATAAACAATTTATATAATATTATGTTTGTCAAGATGAAATAACCCTTTCGGTAGCCCAATTATGTCCATTTCTCCCCGAAAATATGCCCTGATGGTGGCGGTTTTAACCTCATTTTTAACCCCATTTGTGGGATCATCCATCAACATAGCCCTGCCTTCCATTGGCAATGAATTTACCGCCACAGCCATACTCCTCGGCTGGATACCAACTGCTTACCTTCTATCCCTGGCTGTCTGTCTGGTTCCGTTCGGTAGAATTGCTGATATTTATGGTAGAAAAAGAATTTTCACCTATGGGATAATAATATTCACAGTATCATCTTTTCTAGCCACATTATCCTTCTCAATTGACATGCTCCTGATATTCAGGGTTTTGCAGGGTGCTGGCAGTGCCATGATCTTCGGCAACCTTTTTGCCATCATAGCATCCATCTTCCCTGCCAGTGATCGGGGGAAGGCACTGGGTATAACCATCACTGGAGCATTTCTGGGACTTTTCCTGGGTCCGGTTTTAGGAGGTTTTTTGACAGAATATTTTGGTTGGAGAAGTATATTCTTCTTTAACGTGCCCCTGGGAATCCTGGCCACCCTTGCCGTAACCAGGGTGGAAGGTGAATGGGCTGAAGCCAGTGGAAAATCATTCGATATTATTGGATCAATCCTTTTAGGATTCACACTGGTAACCTTGATGTATGGTCTGTCAATTTTACCCGAAACAGTGGGATTTTACCTTATTTCAGGAGGGTTGGTGGGGTTGATCTTATTTTATATATTAGAAAGCCGAATGGAGAGTCCGGTTCTGGATGTGAAAGTTTTCAACAACCGGAGTTTCACCCTCTACAATCTGGCAGCATTCATCAGCTACTGTTCTGCTGCACCCATTGTATTCATACTGAGCCTCTACCTGCAGTACATTAAAGGACTGGATCCACAGTGGGCAGGGATTGTACTCTCGGTGCAACCGGTAATGATGGTTATATTCTCACCACTGGCTGGGAAAATATCAGATGTTATCCAACCCCAGAAGGTGGCTGCATTTGGAATGGTTCTCAACACCATGGGATGTCTGTTGTTCGCTTTTTTAGGAGCAGAAACCAGTATGATAATGATTGTCACTGGTCTTGGTCTTCTGGGTTTGGGTTTTGCCAATTTCTCTTCACCCAACACCAATGCCATAATGGGCACTGTGGAATCCCACCTTTACGGTGTAGCCTCCACCACAGTGACCACAATGCGTGTCCTGGGGCAGATGTCTGGTATGGGAGTGGTTCTACTGGTCCTGGTTATGGTCATGGGCAGTTCCACTATAAACCCCCAGATATATCCAGAATTTATCACCAGCACCAGGATATCATTTACCATATTCGCCATTTTGAGCTTTTTAGGGGTGCTGGCCTCCTTGGCTGGTAGAAATAAGGATAAAAATCAATCATAATCTATTTAATCGGGCTTTAATGATTAATTCTGCCGATTGATCAATTTTGTAATATTTAATTCACTGTTCAACGTACTTTTTAATTCTCTGTTCCATACTGGTGCAATATAAAAACTGAGTGCAATATAAAAAAATTTTAGGCATCATGCACAAAATAAATTCATGCAGAATCATAAAGTTGCCTCCATACTTCACCGTGTGGCAGACTACCTGGAGATGGATGGTGTTGATTTTCGTACCAAGGCTTACCGCAGGGCAGCCCATACCGTGGAAACCCTCAGCATAGATATAGCAGATATACAGAAACAGGGGAAACTGGAGGAGCTACCCGGGATAGGTAAGCATATACACGGGAAAATTGAGGAGATACTGGACACTGGAAGCCTGGAATACCTGGAAAATTTAAAGGAAGAATTTCCACTGGACCTGGATGCACTGATGTCAGTGGAGGGATTGGGTCCCAAGAAAATAAAACTCCTCTACCATGAACTGGGGATTAAAAACCTGGATGACCTTGAAAGGGAAGCTAAACGTCATCATATTCGCAGATTGAAGGGGATGGGTGCTAAAACCGAGGCTAAAATTCTTCATAACCTGGAATTTGCCCGGAAAGGAATTGGAAGGCAGTTACTGGGGGATGTCCTGCCCCTGGCAAGTGAAATCAAAGAGAGGATAAGTGCCCTGGATGTGGTGGATCAAGCCGAAATCGCTGGTTCCATCCGCCGCAGAAAAGAAACCGTGGGAGACATTGACATACTCACTGTAACCAAACATCCTGATGAAGTAATGAACTACTTTACACAAATGGACCTAGTTGATGATATAATAGTAAGGGGGCATTCCAAGTCAACTGTACGACTCTACAATGGTATGGATGCAGATATCAGAGTCTTTAAAGAGGCAGATTTTGGTTCAGCAATGGTTTATTTCACTGGGTCACGTGAGTTAAACATACATCTGAGGAAAATCGCCATATCAAAGAGTATGAAACTCAACGAGTACGGTGTTTTCAGGGGAGATGAACGGCTGGCTGGTAAAAGAGAGAGTGATGTTTTCAGGGTACTGGGACTGGATTATATTCCACCAGAACTCAGGGAGAACACCGGTGAAATCGAAGCAGCCCAGGAAGGTAAACTCCCTGACCTGGTTGAATACCGTGATATAAAGGGTGATCTGCACATACACACTACCTGGAGTGATGGTAAATCAAGTATCATGGAAATGGCTAATAAAGCATCTCAGATGGGATATGAGTACTTGGCCATCACTGACCACACCCACCTTCCAGTGGCCAGGGGTCTGGATGAGAAAAGACTTGCTCTACAGATGAATGAAATCGATAAAATCAACTCAGAACTGGAAGAAATAACTATATTGAAGGGTGCAGAGGTTAATTTAGATTCATATGGTAATCTGGATATATCTGGTAATGTTCTGGATGACCTGGACCTGTTGGTAGCTGCAGTGCATTATGATCTCCGGCAGGATCCCGAAAAGATGAATGAACGGATTTTCAGGGCACTTGAAAATGAACACGTGGATATATTAGCCCATCCTACCGGCCGGAAACTAAAAGAAAGGCAGCCCTATAAATTAGATATTGAACAATTGTTCCAGAAGGCCAGTGAAACAGGAACCATTCTGGAAGTAAACTCACAACCCAAAAGACTGGATTTGAAGGATATTCATGTCAAAATGGCCATTAAATATGACTGCCAGTTAGCAGTGAGCACAGATAGCCATCATACCTATGATTTAGCTTGCATGGGGCTGGGTGTGGCCACTGCTCGCAGGGGCTGGGCCGAGAAAAAGGATATTGTAAATACCCTTCCACTGAAAAAGCTGTTAAAAATATTGGATTAAGAGATCTTTATTAGGTGTGATTTCTTTTCAGGTAAAATATTTTTAGAACAGGGGATCAATACTAATTTTTAATTGATATTAAAAGTATGGGAATTTGTATATATATTCCCTAAAAATCTGAGCACTGATGAAGTAAGGAGAGTATCCTGGCCAGGGTAACCACATCTTCCCGATTGTGCTCTATTATAGGTACCAATGGTCCAATGTTACCGGTTTCACGGTAGGTAAGGTAGAAATCAGGAACTTTGCTGCTGGGAACATCATCACACCTCTTGACACCGAAAAGATGTTCTTCCAGGGTCTGCAACCTGCAATTGGGGAGCTGGTCGTTCCACTGGCGCCGGGAAAAGTGTAGAAGATCCAGGTGTTGGGTGTTGATACTTTTTTTCAGATGATGAAAACGCATCCTGCTTTTAATGAATGGAACATCAAAGCTACGACCGTTAAAGGTAACATAAACATTATCACTATTCTGGTGAGATAGGAAACCCTCAATTGCAGCTTTTTCCTCCTTTAAATCCCTTAATAAATATTGATTGATGGTTAGGCCATCCTTGTTTCCTTCTGCAACACCAATAAGGATCAAAGGCACGTCTTTAAGTCCAAGAGTTTCAATATCCATGAAAAGCATGTTCTCGGTGCCGGATAGGGAGGATAAAAGAAGGTTAAGTGGATGGGAAGGAGAGTACCTGGTTGATATCCAGTCTGAGATGGCGCAAATGTCATTTGTTTCCACTTTTTCTAATAATTCACAGGCACTGGTGCTGTAAACAGGATGCTCCCTTAGATCATCCAGTGAATTGAATCCACTACTTTTAAGTTTTCTTTCCTTTGATTCACCAATTCCTTTAATCAATTTCAAATCACTGATCAAACATTGATTAACCTTTTTCTCCGCAAGTGTTTTGATTTCTAACTTTTCATGAGTGGTGAAACGGTAACAGGGGCCGCATTTTGTATCAATCTCTTCCCCATACTCCAGGTCTTCCAGTGATTTATCCTGATATTCTTCAAGGAGTTTTTCTTTAAGTTTTTGAGGGTTATTTTCAGGTTCATAATTCATAATGTCAATTCCTAAAAAGTAATTAAAAAGTTAGTTTAATCTAAAATTTTGATGATATCAAATAAACTGTTAGACTTATATTTTATTACCATCATTATTTATGGTTGTTAAGACCATATATAGCTGTAATTATTAATTTACTATATACTCATCAAACAATGGGGGTAATGATTTGAAGAAATATATAGTTTTACTAGCTGTACTGATAGTGGTGGTTATGATTTCAGGATGTACCACTACATCTACAATTACCACTAAAAATTTCTCGGCAAGTGGAATATCATTC
This genomic interval from Methanobacterium sp. Maddingley MBC34 contains the following:
- a CDS encoding putative exonuclease (PFAM: DNA polymerase family B, exonuclease domain), with product MNYEPENNPQKLKEKLLEEYQDKSLEDLEYGEEIDTKCGPCYRFTTHEKLEIKTLAEKKVNQCLISDLKLIKGIGESKERKLKSSGFNSLDDLREHPVYSTSACELLEKVETNDICAISDWISTRYSPSHPLNLLLSSLSGTENMLFMDIETLGLKDVPLILIGVAEGNKDGLTINQYLLRDLKEEKAAIEGFLSHQNSDNVYVTFNGRSFDVPFIKSRMRFHHLKKSINTQHLDLLHFSRRQWNDQLPNCRLQTLEEHLFGVKRCDDVPSSKVPDFYLTYRETGNIGPLVPIIEHNREDVVTLARILSLLHQCSDF